Proteins from a single region of Desulfofundulus luciae:
- a CDS encoding DUF4350 domain-containing protein, with translation MLFCFSRVVFAAPPAATARSGPVKMNVEPGWRGQVVPGSTGPAVVTLKNTSGRDISGVVEVINHYKHQPPPPPGSPPGTKPGPPIFIPASAFGEKVSLPAGAEKRVVLWFPWHGPGDKMIFRFLEGQKVLGSVEMNVPGSAGMISGPTAGAVGVLGQVPPALEKVRLTMPDGVPRAPRLIPLTADLFPRHGEDLNAFATIFVTGSGAGTLTEEQRRALAEWVELGGHLVLAGGLEVNETLAALPAGVTTISSRGITGRNNWQPAVAWLQQPAPGVAVAPAARLSGKGTWWGPAESPLGLQEDYGSGRITVLTFDPNQEPFNHGALGRALWERLLMVRGREEYRFSPSFPMARLGNISYLPNNLPQTAFPRWWMVGIYLLSFVVVAGPLTYLLLRRLKRPEFTWLAVPLLAVVFTGGLYLYMLWAGTSVLVNTVQVADAATGDRVQGCTAVGFFAPTRPTFTATLAGPDRPVQVQTFGERPWEIYGPPAEPPYTIVRGNDLEVRFSDASQWTMRTLAFRQDMAEAVAGLTAKLRVEGSRLTGTVKNGTALHLDHVTLLLGDDYRGLGDLAPGKEVAVDMPIPVPPAYNPQGMPRPNLPTWQIFLQPGGRSDKSKAGAPPGGHYPPDYQPSPRPLTVEEQRRAMMLDQWLGMYRYGPVENVSQPLTLVAWTHDPLQDVEVKNLRAKTHYLSMIFLHPELAIPRGAFDLPAGLVVPQPVDMQVRGISGHNNLIGLDGGSITYAFRPGLPAGAKVEEVTVELPFFPTRSTPGMPKGAVGPPSSHPEDVAPGALEVYHPGRGRWEPLAGAKSFTLPGEYARPGGEVLLRVNGESFSSGRGFYFLPPTVAYRGVME, from the coding sequence ATGCTCTTTTGTTTTTCCCGGGTGGTTTTTGCTGCGCCGCCGGCGGCAACTGCCCGGTCCGGTCCCGTCAAAATGAACGTGGAACCGGGCTGGCGGGGACAGGTGGTGCCGGGTAGTACGGGTCCGGCGGTGGTAACCCTGAAAAATACCAGCGGGCGGGACATCAGCGGTGTGGTGGAAGTAATCAACCACTATAAGCACCAACCACCTCCGCCGCCCGGTTCTCCACCCGGTACCAAACCGGGGCCGCCCATTTTTATTCCCGCCTCAGCCTTTGGCGAGAAAGTTTCCCTGCCCGCCGGTGCGGAAAAGCGGGTGGTGCTATGGTTTCCCTGGCATGGTCCCGGGGACAAGATGATCTTCCGTTTTCTGGAGGGGCAAAAGGTCCTTGGAAGCGTAGAAATGAATGTACCGGGCAGTGCGGGTATGATATCTGGTCCCACGGCAGGTGCCGTCGGGGTGCTCGGGCAGGTGCCTCCGGCGCTGGAAAAGGTGCGCCTGACCATGCCCGACGGTGTTCCCCGGGCTCCCCGGCTAATACCGCTTACAGCGGACCTTTTTCCCCGGCATGGTGAAGATCTGAATGCCTTTGCCACCATTTTCGTTACCGGTTCCGGGGCGGGTACCCTGACGGAGGAGCAGCGGCGCGCCCTGGCCGAATGGGTGGAACTGGGAGGGCACCTGGTGCTGGCCGGCGGATTGGAGGTCAACGAGACCCTGGCTGCCCTGCCGGCCGGAGTCACCACCATCAGCAGCCGGGGGATAACCGGCCGTAATAACTGGCAGCCGGCGGTGGCATGGTTACAACAGCCTGCCCCCGGCGTTGCAGTTGCTCCCGCGGCCCGTCTGTCCGGGAAGGGGACCTGGTGGGGTCCGGCGGAAAGTCCCCTGGGGCTACAGGAAGATTACGGTAGCGGCAGGATTACCGTACTTACCTTTGACCCCAATCAAGAGCCCTTCAATCACGGCGCCCTGGGCCGGGCCCTGTGGGAAAGGCTCCTGATGGTAAGGGGTCGGGAGGAGTACAGGTTCAGCCCCAGTTTCCCCATGGCCCGGTTGGGGAACATATCTTACCTGCCCAATAACCTGCCCCAAACGGCCTTTCCCCGCTGGTGGATGGTGGGGATCTACCTGCTGTCCTTTGTGGTGGTGGCCGGGCCGTTAACTTATCTGTTGTTACGGCGGCTCAAACGGCCCGAATTCACCTGGCTGGCCGTACCACTTTTGGCTGTGGTCTTTACCGGTGGTCTATATCTTTACATGTTATGGGCGGGAACCAGTGTACTGGTCAATACGGTCCAGGTGGCCGATGCCGCCACCGGGGACCGGGTTCAGGGATGCACGGCCGTGGGCTTTTTTGCACCAACCCGGCCCACTTTTACCGCCACCCTGGCCGGTCCGGATCGTCCGGTGCAGGTGCAGACCTTTGGGGAACGGCCCTGGGAAATTTACGGCCCGCCGGCAGAGCCGCCCTATACCATTGTCCGGGGAAACGACCTGGAGGTGCGTTTCAGCGATGCATCCCAGTGGACCATGCGCACCCTTGCTTTTCGCCAGGACATGGCGGAGGCCGTTGCCGGGCTGACGGCAAAACTGCGGGTGGAAGGGTCCCGGCTGACCGGCACGGTGAAGAACGGTACCGCCCTTCACCTGGACCACGTTACCCTGCTGCTGGGCGATGATTACCGGGGTCTGGGGGACCTGGCGCCGGGTAAGGAGGTGGCCGTGGATATGCCCATTCCCGTGCCGCCTGCTTACAATCCCCAGGGGATGCCCCGTCCCAACCTGCCCACCTGGCAGATTTTCCTGCAACCGGGTGGTCGCAGTGATAAGAGTAAAGCTGGGGCTCCCCCGGGGGGGCATTATCCGCCCGATTATCAACCCTCGCCCCGGCCGCTGACCGTGGAGGAGCAGCGGCGGGCCATGATGCTGGACCAGTGGCTGGGCATGTACCGCTACGGGCCGGTGGAGAACGTGAGCCAGCCCCTGACCCTGGTGGCCTGGACCCACGACCCGTTGCAGGACGTGGAAGTGAAAAACCTGCGGGCCAAAACCCACTACCTCAGCATGATTTTCCTGCACCCGGAACTGGCGATCCCCAGAGGTGCTTTTGACTTACCCGCGGGCCTGGTTGTGCCTCAACCGGTGGATATGCAGGTGCGGGGCATCTCCGGCCATAATAACCTGATTGGCCTGGATGGCGGTTCCATTACCTATGCCTTCCGGCCGGGTTTGCCTGCCGGGGCAAAAGTAGAGGAAGTTACGGTAGAACTGCCTTTCTTCCCCACCCGGTCCACTCCCGGTATGCCCAAGGGGGCCGTGGGACCGCCTTCTTCCCATCCGGAGGATGTCGCTCCGGGAGCGCTGGAAGTGTATCACCCCGGGCGGGGGCGCTGGGAGCCGCTGGCAGGGGCCAAAAGTTTTACCCTGCCTGGAGAATATGCCAGGCCGGGCGGGGAAGTACTGCTGCGGGTAAATGGCGAGAGCTTTTCCTCCGGGAGAGGATTTTACTTCCTGCCGCCCACGGTAGCCTACAGGGGGGTGATGGAATGA
- a CDS encoding ABC transporter permease — translation MKTFLRNQWEGLRNGLVPMLGKEMRGRTRGLRSPLLLSFFLGLMSAGTLAFLWLMTDRTSQIMPQVGLNLYSLLVLGMILLLAFIAPAIAAGAISGERERRTYDLLLVTRASLTGIVLGKWLASVAYLLFLVLAALPVLAVVFLFGGVPLTNMGMALVVALTTGLGYGALGLALSAILRRSQAATIVSLVLVFMLVFGSLVVAGVVSAGRQPAGDMPVPAGEPWQSVPGPPWYVYLSPLAALSPALPGMENEGLSMSGRIPLVGTLLNEIMRQFQTGPVFGTSAYGPGYPGVYPGAPVRAGLPSWARFALCQGILAVISLVVSVLVIAPRKPWSVWLASRRARARGQGGISL, via the coding sequence ATGAAAACATTCCTCCGGAACCAGTGGGAAGGACTGCGCAACGGCCTGGTTCCCATGCTGGGCAAGGAAATGCGTGGCCGTACCCGGGGACTGCGTTCTCCTTTGTTGCTCAGCTTTTTCCTGGGGTTGATGAGTGCCGGTACGTTGGCCTTTCTATGGCTCATGACCGATCGCACCAGCCAGATCATGCCTCAGGTGGGCCTGAACCTCTACAGCCTTCTGGTCCTGGGCATGATCCTGCTTCTGGCCTTTATTGCCCCGGCCATAGCCGCGGGAGCCATCAGCGGCGAGCGAGAGAGACGCACCTATGATCTCCTGCTGGTGACCAGAGCTTCTTTAACGGGAATTGTCCTGGGCAAGTGGCTGGCCTCGGTGGCCTACCTCCTCTTCCTGGTGCTGGCTGCCCTGCCGGTGCTGGCGGTGGTCTTTCTTTTCGGCGGGGTACCCCTGACCAACATGGGCATGGCCCTGGTGGTAGCCTTAACCACCGGTTTGGGCTACGGTGCCCTGGGCCTGGCCCTGTCGGCCATTTTGCGCCGCAGCCAGGCGGCCACTATTGTTTCCCTGGTCCTGGTCTTTATGCTGGTCTTTGGTTCCCTGGTAGTGGCAGGAGTGGTCAGTGCCGGCAGGCAGCCGGCGGGAGATATGCCCGTACCGGCTGGTGAGCCGTGGCAGTCCGTCCCCGGCCCACCCTGGTATGTTTACCTGAGCCCTCTGGCGGCCCTTTCCCCGGCCCTGCCCGGTATGGAAAATGAAGGGCTGTCCATGAGCGGCCGCATCCCCCTGGTGGGAACGCTGCTCAACGAAATCATGCGCCAGTTCCAGACGGGTCCGGTGTTCGGGACCTCTGCTTACGGGCCGGGCTACCCGGGCGTATATCCCGGGGCCCCGGTAAGGGCCGGGTTACCGTCCTGGGCCCGTTTTGCCCTCTGCCAGGGAATACTCGCGGTGATCTCCCTGGTAGTATCGGTTCTGGTCATTGCCCCCCGCAAGCCCTGGTCGGTATGGCTGGCCTCCCGGCGGGCCAGGGCCAGGGGGCAGGGAGGGATTTCGTTATGA
- a CDS encoding anti sigma factor C-terminal domain-containing protein, with product MTEKELNMGEKEGETSGGLAGGEEEQFFLDERRFLHRVRWRSALRTILIALGVMVVSFALLFVWTRHLLNEQRNRIDSYYPDLVRYSTPNTIAVRGSCQDVGWLGQQREYLLVRMVGDHPVYVGTTRVEYQVWGGEMFRDPDQTVLRAGGREYLLPGAVPRLRFFHPAVTHEQLPRQFDRLNGIPADKTVEMALSFSRLLTREEMTALLPAGVEPLWGAISAYSNEEIAVAGKKSPFAAHSLAHRLVGLPLGGFRDGEDAELRFTEEKFPEELRRLSGIPSYSSELLKRTADYLQKNGIRYYGLVVCGKPADLLKLQDNPVVSAAVVGAVAGRE from the coding sequence ATGACCGAAAAAGAGTTGAACATGGGCGAAAAAGAAGGTGAAACTTCGGGAGGACTGGCCGGGGGCGAAGAAGAACAGTTTTTTTTGGATGAGCGGCGCTTTTTACACCGGGTGCGGTGGCGCAGCGCCTTACGCACGATCCTGATTGCCCTGGGGGTGATGGTGGTCAGTTTCGCGCTCCTTTTTGTGTGGACCAGGCACCTCCTGAACGAGCAGAGGAACCGCATCGATAGTTATTACCCCGACCTGGTCCGGTACAGCACCCCCAACACCATTGCCGTCCGCGGCTCCTGCCAGGATGTGGGCTGGCTGGGGCAGCAAAGGGAATACCTCCTGGTCCGGATGGTCGGCGACCACCCCGTTTACGTCGGCACCACCAGGGTGGAATACCAGGTTTGGGGCGGGGAAATGTTCCGGGACCCGGACCAGACCGTGCTCCGGGCGGGGGGCCGGGAATACCTGCTGCCCGGCGCGGTCCCGCGGTTAAGGTTTTTCCACCCGGCGGTAACCCACGAACAGCTTCCCCGCCAGTTCGACCGCTTGAACGGAATACCCGCCGATAAAACGGTAGAAATGGCCCTGTCCTTTAGCCGCCTGCTCACCAGGGAAGAGATGACCGCCTTGCTTCCCGCGGGGGTGGAGCCGCTCTGGGGCGCCATCTCCGCCTACAGCAACGAGGAAATTGCGGTGGCGGGCAAGAAAAGCCCATTTGCGGCGCATAGCCTGGCACACCGGCTGGTGGGCCTTCCCCTGGGCGGTTTCCGGGACGGGGAGGACGCGGAGCTAAGGTTTACCGAAGAAAAATTTCCCGAAGAATTGCGGCGTTTAAGCGGGATTCCCAGTTACTCTTCTGAATTGCTCAAGCGCACGGCCGATTATCTACAGAAGAACGGCATCCGCTACTACGGCCTGGTGGTTTGCGGCAAACCGGCCGATCTTTTAAAATTGCAGGATAACCCGGTGGTTTCCGCAGCCGTTGTAGGGGCGGTCGCCGGGAGGGAGTAG
- a CDS encoding bifunctional diguanylate cyclase/phosphohydrolase — protein sequence MSVAFPATKSLLLIPVIIAATTWGKKVGVAVAAFSSCVVLISDLFPILRSFSPRAFQIDLVNAGVIVLAGWFIGGLTDIETETRNSLIHLANTDGLTGLYNHRYFQEELRCRLTEAEKTGRPLSLIMMDIDYFKFYNDAFGHQKGDQVLATIGRILARLVKEPSFAARYGGEEFVVVMPGVDREAARELDEQIKREVAGFPFEGAENLPAGRMTISSGIACYPGDGTTARELVRVADDALYRAKYGRKTHLYFSVVDELRAFSHSEKELFNSLKTLLTIINARDRYTFGHSERVAGYAVALAERMGLPPNHVSLLQCGAYLHDIGKVEIPPEILNKPGKLDQNEWEMIKNHPDWGGNIVRPLTLLSAIVPLIRHHHENYDGTGYPDGLAGEEIPLFARILRIVDSFDAMTTDRPYKAAKTPREACMVLKQEAGKMFDPHLVELFTEIIMKQEARSR from the coding sequence TTGTCTGTAGCCTTTCCGGCAACTAAATCCCTTCTCCTTATACCGGTAATTATCGCCGCTACCACCTGGGGTAAAAAGGTTGGGGTGGCAGTGGCCGCCTTTTCCAGCTGCGTGGTGCTTATCAGCGATTTATTCCCCATCCTGCGTTCTTTTTCACCCCGGGCTTTCCAGATAGATCTGGTCAATGCCGGTGTAATCGTCCTGGCGGGGTGGTTTATCGGCGGGCTTACGGATATCGAAACCGAAACCAGGAACAGCCTGATCCACCTGGCCAATACCGACGGCCTGACCGGATTGTACAATCACCGGTACTTCCAGGAAGAACTGCGCTGCCGCCTGACAGAAGCCGAAAAAACCGGCAGGCCTTTAAGCCTGATCATGATGGACATAGACTACTTCAAGTTCTATAACGATGCCTTCGGTCACCAGAAGGGTGATCAAGTCCTGGCCACCATCGGCCGTATACTGGCCCGGCTGGTAAAGGAGCCTTCTTTTGCGGCCCGTTATGGAGGAGAAGAATTTGTAGTAGTCATGCCCGGGGTGGACCGGGAGGCAGCCCGGGAACTGGACGAGCAGATCAAGCGGGAGGTGGCCGGTTTTCCCTTCGAAGGTGCCGAAAACCTGCCGGCAGGGAGGATGACCATCTCCTCGGGCATAGCCTGCTATCCCGGGGACGGTACCACCGCGCGGGAACTGGTCCGGGTGGCGGATGACGCCCTTTACCGGGCCAAATACGGCCGGAAAACCCACCTGTACTTCTCTGTCGTGGACGAACTGCGCGCCTTTAGCCACTCGGAAAAAGAGCTCTTTAATTCATTAAAAACCCTTCTTACCATTATTAACGCCAGGGACCGTTATACCTTCGGACATTCCGAGCGGGTGGCCGGTTACGCCGTAGCCCTGGCGGAGAGGATGGGGCTTCCCCCGAATCATGTCAGCCTGCTCCAGTGCGGTGCGTACCTGCACGATATAGGCAAGGTTGAGATACCACCGGAAATACTGAACAAGCCCGGCAAACTTGATCAAAATGAATGGGAGATGATTAAAAACCATCCTGACTGGGGCGGGAACATTGTCCGCCCCCTTACCCTGCTCTCGGCCATTGTCCCGCTGATCCGTCACCATCACGAAAATTACGACGGTACGGGTTATCCGGACGGGCTGGCGGGGGAAGAAATCCCCCTTTTTGCCCGTATTTTACGCATTGTCGATAGCTTTGACGCCATGACCACAGACCGCCCCTATAAAGCGGCGAAAACCCCCCGGGAAGCGTGTATGGTCTTAAAACAAGAAGCCGGGAAAATGTTTGACCCTCACCTGGTGGAGTTGTTCACGGAAATCATCATGAAACAGGAGGCGCGTAGCAGGTAA
- a CDS encoding accessory gene regulator ArgB-like protein, producing MVRFSPSREFAGYLRKTLALTEEQEEIAAYSLLLLFQTVISMLGISLVAWLAGCLPAALATLFVSAFLRSFSGGAHCTSPARCTILSILTVPLFGTLATHLTPFFPRPLLALVILAGGALAFAVVWRLAPVDSPAKPITSPRERQRFRYLSVSAVAGIVTLQSVLLGFHASNMAALILAAEMGMLWQVFSLTRTGHRFVARLDKLLKFT from the coding sequence ATGGTTCGTTTTAGTCCCTCCCGGGAATTTGCCGGTTACCTGCGCAAAACCCTGGCGCTAACAGAAGAGCAGGAAGAGATTGCGGCCTATAGTCTCTTGCTCCTCTTTCAGACCGTCATCTCCATGCTGGGCATATCACTGGTGGCATGGCTGGCAGGATGCCTGCCGGCCGCCCTGGCAACACTTTTTGTAAGCGCATTCCTGCGCTCTTTTTCCGGCGGCGCCCATTGTACATCGCCCGCACGGTGTACTATTTTAAGTATCCTGACTGTCCCCTTGTTTGGAACGCTGGCAACCCATCTCACCCCATTCTTTCCACGCCCATTACTGGCCCTGGTAATTCTGGCCGGCGGGGCACTGGCTTTTGCGGTTGTCTGGCGGCTGGCACCGGTGGATTCCCCGGCCAAGCCCATTACCTCACCACGGGAACGGCAACGTTTCCGTTACCTCTCCGTATCAGCAGTGGCAGGCATTGTCACGCTTCAATCTGTCCTGCTCGGATTCCATGCTTCTAATATGGCGGCACTAATCCTGGCTGCTGAAATGGGTATGCTGTGGCAGGTATTTTCCCTGACCCGTACCGGCCACCGCTTTGTAGCCAGGTTAGACAAGCTGTTAAAATTCACCTGA
- a CDS encoding cyclic lactone autoinducer peptide, whose protein sequence is MKRLYFGALSALFSVLLFVATVSIKPTCVSWFYQPEVPRALKK, encoded by the coding sequence ATGAAGAGGTTATACTTTGGTGCTTTATCTGCCCTTTTTAGTGTGTTACTTTTTGTTGCCACCGTGAGTATAAAACCTACGTGCGTATCATGGTTCTACCAACCAGAAGTACCTCGTGCTCTGAAAAAATAG
- a CDS encoding RNA polymerase sigma factor has product MWQELYRLIYHYFSGLGLAREDAEDLAQETLVAAYLHLDGVRPGKLRAWLFTVARHKYIDWLRRSPKGVVLVNFPAEELTDGARGPEEAALAGAVREAVVAALNRLSPPERTLLALKYNLGLSTEEMAAALKMKPGTVKVRLFRARQKFKEEYTKLWEG; this is encoded by the coding sequence TTGTGGCAGGAATTGTACCGGTTGATTTACCACTACTTCAGCGGCCTGGGGCTGGCCCGGGAAGATGCCGAGGACCTGGCCCAGGAGACGCTGGTGGCGGCCTACCTCCACCTGGACGGGGTGCGGCCGGGAAAGTTAAGGGCCTGGCTTTTCACTGTCGCCCGCCACAAGTACATTGACTGGCTGCGCCGCTCCCCCAAGGGGGTGGTGCTGGTGAATTTTCCTGCGGAAGAGCTGACGGACGGGGCACGGGGGCCGGAGGAAGCCGCGCTCGCCGGGGCGGTCCGGGAGGCGGTGGTGGCTGCGCTGAACCGCTTAAGCCCCCCGGAGCGGACCCTGCTGGCGCTGAAGTATAACCTGGGCCTGAGCACGGAAGAGATGGCCGCAGCCCTGAAGATGAAGCCCGGCACCGTCAAAGTGAGGCTCTTCCGGGCCAGGCAGAAGTTTAAAGAGGAATACACAAAGCTCTGGGAGGGCTGA
- a CDS encoding ABC transporter ATP-binding protein, whose product MIRTSGLVKYYGRVMALQGLDMTVPPGAVYGFIGQNGAGKTTTLRILAGLLLPDGGAAEIAGYDVVRHPRAVRGVVGYMPDFFGVYDDLRVGEYLLFYAAAYGIRGQRAARLRDDLLELVELGDKREAFVDTLSRGMQQRLCLARSLIHDPQVLLLDEPASGLDPLARVEMREILKELCRLGKTIIISSHILSELADLCTHIGMVTAGRIVRQGLLHEVLAAAHRRNFIVRCYGSLAPALAVLEAWPGVEIINTTEEQVEFSLSDGQAQAAALLKEMISSGAAVTHFAETQQSLEDTFLLLAREGGEA is encoded by the coding sequence ATGATCCGTACCAGCGGGCTGGTTAAATACTACGGAAGGGTAATGGCATTGCAGGGGCTGGATATGACGGTGCCTCCGGGGGCCGTTTACGGGTTCATCGGGCAGAACGGGGCCGGTAAAACCACCACCCTGCGCATCCTGGCCGGGCTGCTGCTGCCCGACGGCGGCGCAGCCGAAATAGCGGGCTACGATGTGGTGCGCCATCCCCGGGCAGTGCGGGGGGTGGTGGGGTATATGCCCGATTTTTTTGGCGTGTACGACGACCTGAGAGTGGGGGAATACCTTTTGTTTTACGCCGCTGCGTACGGCATCCGGGGCCAGCGGGCGGCCAGGTTGCGGGATGACCTCCTGGAACTGGTGGAACTGGGGGACAAGCGGGAGGCCTTTGTTGACACCCTGTCCCGGGGGATGCAGCAGCGCCTTTGCCTGGCCCGCTCCCTGATCCACGATCCCCAGGTTTTGCTCCTGGATGAGCCGGCCAGCGGTCTGGACCCCCTGGCCCGGGTGGAAATGAGGGAAATATTAAAGGAATTGTGCCGTCTGGGCAAGACCATCATTATCAGCAGCCATATCCTTTCGGAGCTGGCGGATCTCTGCACCCACATCGGTATGGTTACGGCCGGCCGGATAGTGCGCCAGGGGCTTTTGCACGAAGTGCTGGCCGCCGCACACCGGCGGAATTTTATCGTGCGCTGTTACGGGTCCCTGGCCCCGGCGCTGGCCGTCCTGGAAGCGTGGCCCGGCGTGGAAATCATCAATACCACGGAGGAACAGGTTGAATTCAGCCTGTCCGACGGCCAGGCCCAGGCGGCGGCCCTGTTGAAGGAGATGATCTCCAGTGGGGCAGCCGTAACCCATTTTGCCGAGACACAGCAGAGCCTGGAGGATACCTTTTTGCTGCTGGCCAGGGAGGGGGGCGAAGCATGA